The genomic DNA TTTGTGAAGCACCGCCACCAGCGGCCATACGAACCAATTCACTTGGGTAAGGGTTTCTCCCGTTCTCATGATGGATAATTCCATTCATCAGAGAGGACATTACCTGCGGATCTTTAAGGTTGAGAATGGCATCAGGAGCCACACCCATCATTTTCGATAACTGAGCAATGTAAGCACCGGTATTATTTTCATTCCCCGGTGCCCACGTAGAGATTATATCGTTAAGGGTTTGCAGCGGCTTGCCTGTCGTCTTACCTTCAAAGTAGCGCATTAATTGTCGGGAAAGCGCTTTCAGGCCATCATAGGCAGTTTCAAACCGGGCGAACCTGCCGCCAGGCCTTTCGAGCGTCGCCCCAGATTGCCCACGAAAGTCGATATTACCGGGGTTATTATTTCTAATACCTCGTGGAGCTTTAGCAGACTGGGCATGTTGGTCAGGCTCATCATCACCAAACCACCCGCGAATGGTTCTGCCTACGCTGCGCGGGTCAAATCCCAGATTCTCCTTAACCCAGTCAGCGCTTCTGTTGGCGCTATCCTCTACTGCCGGTGTGGCACTCGGTTGCCCGCTGCCCTGATTTAGCAGCTGTTTGCCTATACTAGCGGCCTGCGCCCAGTTGCCATCTTTTATGGCATTCAGCAAATCAGCGATCATGTTCAGCATCTTGCCGAACTCACCCATTTGCGAAATGAAGTTGCTAAAATCCCACTTTAGGGACCATGACTTGGGGTCAATACCGAGCAACTTAGCCAGCGCTTTTGTCAGGTCCGTAACAGTCTTTTTCAGGTCACCAATCATTTTGACGGCCTGACCAATTTCAGTCTTCCATTTCCCCCAGTCAATCAGGCTTTTGCCACCTTCTTTCCACGTCTGGTAATCATCCAAGAGCAGACCAAGTGCAATAATAAGCGTCGTTATCATGCCCAAGGGTGATGACATGAAAGCGGTATTTAGCAGCCGCCATGCAACCAACAGCCCACTGAACAATGCGATAAGCTGCTG from Klebsiella sp. WP3-W18-ESBL-02 includes the following:
- a CDS encoding lytic transglycosylase domain-containing protein translates to MSGNADTIKDFLVSLGFDIDQAGANKFEAVLKGVTANVLKVGAVVEGAALSIVGFTTQIANGLDKVYWASQRTGASVQGIKALGYAASQTGASAESAMSSLEGLAGFMRSNPGAEGFLNRLGVQTRDASGKMRDTADIFTGVGQKLNNMPYYRAKQYAQMLGIDENTLMAMRRGMGQLSSEYALTAKRIGFNAESAAKQSNIFMTSMRNLTMTLGQAKDKIGSNLAGGLAGSIDNFRRQILDNWPKIEAVITKIIKGILWAGDAITRVLWRTGQAVEGVIAWFKKLNPATQQLIALFSGLLVAWRLLNTAFMSSPLGMITTLIIALGLLLDDYQTWKEGGKSLIDWGKWKTEIGQAVKMIGDLKKTVTDLTKALAKLLGIDPKSWSLKWDFSNFISQMGEFGKMLNMIADLLNAIKDGNWAQAASIGKQLLNQGSGQPSATPAVEDSANRSADWVKENLGFDPRSVGRTIRGWFGDDEPDQHAQSAKAPRGIRNNNPGNIDFRGQSGATLERPGGRFARFETAYDGLKALSRQLMRYFEGKTTGKPLQTLNDIISTWAPGNENNTGAYIAQLSKMMGVAPDAILNLKDPQVMSSLMNGIIHHENGRNPYPSELVRMAAGGGASQNIQQETVINIHGVSDPREAANITVERQKNVNSQLTQQLRTVPS